One Polynucleobacter sp. SHI8 genomic window, CCTATTTTTCGTTCATGATCGGCATGATGGCAATAAGGAAGCAGCGCGCCGTTATCTTGAGTGGGAGACTGGTCTGATTGCTCAGTTAGACGAAGACGAAATGAACCTTTATGCAATTCAATAAGGTCTAAGAAATTTCCTTAAAAAAAGCCCCGAAAAATCGGAGTGTAGTGTCGACCGAGAATCCTTTTGGTCCCAAACTAATCATGCATATTGAAAATCAATTTCACTTGATGAATTAACCGCTTTAATCAAGTAAGCTTTACAAATTAAAGACAATGCAGAATATTTTTAAGTAAAAATGGGTATTTTTGGATAATGCGGATTTAAATATTTAGGTCAAATGATTGACAGAGGTTTAAGTAAGTAATAACATTGTAATAACAGGAGGGGTTATGCAAATTAATATAAGAGAAATTGGTAATAGTAAGGGAGTGCTTATACCTAAACCTATGCTTGTTCAGGTTGGGTTAGATGATCAATCAGTTGCTGATGTGTCCATTGAAAATGGAGCAATTATCTTAAGAAAGCCCTCTAAATCTGTTCGTACTGGATGGAGTGAGGCTGCAAAAGCAGTGAGCCTAGTGGATGGGGATATGCTTGTGTTGGGAGAATTTGCTAACACTGAAGATAAGGATTTAGTTTGGTGAAAAGAGGAGATATTTGGTTAGTAAACCTTGATTCGACAATTGGC contains:
- a CDS encoding AbrB/MazE/SpoVT family DNA-binding domain-containing protein codes for the protein MQINIREIGNSKGVLIPKPMLVQVGLDDQSVADVSIENGAIILRKPSKSVRTGWSEAAKAVSLVDGDMLVLGEFANTEDKDLVW